ACGTCCTGAAGTCTCCATCTGAGACCTCAAAGACTCCGTATCGGGTCCAGGAACCCAACCCGCAGAACGAATAAAATCCGCGTGAACTCCCTTCCAAACCTGGAGCATAGGAGCCGTAACTTCCAGGTGACATTGAATTCCGAAAATTCTATCTTGGAAGGAAAACATCTGATTGGGATACATCTCACTTTTTAGAAGATGTTTGCCGCCCTTCGGAATCGTAAAAACGTCCTCGTGAAGATGAAAGGCGGGAAAGGAAGAAGTTCCGTTCAAAACAGGATGCGCTTCTTGGACGCTCACATTGGAGAATCCGACCTCGGGTCCCTTCTCTCCTACACTCACTTCTCCACCTAACGCTTTTGCTATGATTTGAGAACCGAGACAAATTCCGATCACCTTTCGGTTGGGCATAGAGGACGCATAACGCACCAGATTGAACCAAGGTTCGAAAAAGGAAAAAAGAGCGGGATCGGCGACCGACTGCGGGCCACCCAATAAGACAACGAGGTCGAAAATCAAGTGAGCGTCGGGAATGGGTTGAATTCTTGTATCGTACGCGTTGTGATACGAAATTCTATAATTTCTTTCTTTCAAAGAATCCAAGAGAATCCCAGGACCTTCGCAGTCCTTAAAACGAACGATCAAACTTCTCATGAAGACCCGGCCATCCTTTTGAAAAAGAGAACTTTCTGATCCGTAGAGAGTTTGGCTGGATTCGCTTCTTCGCTGATCGGACCAATAAAATTATAATAGAGAACGAGCGGTTTTGTTTTGAAAAGAAGGGTTTCCGGAGTTCCCGTTACGATCGAATTGGAGCGACTCACACGGAACGGTTTTTTCATCAGAAGAATCGGAACTTGAATTCCAAACTTACGAGCCTCTTCCTGAACCAACGGTTTTGCTTTTGTGAGAAGTTCCTCTTCCGACATCGTTTCCGGGTCATCGAAGAAAAGAGCCGGATCCACGACCATATAGAATTGGATCTTGGGATCCTTTTGCATTTCTTGATAGAGAAAGTTGAGCGCTGGGAGTTCTTTGATACAAGGAACACAATTCGGGCCATAGACATTCAAAACCAAACGAGGCGCGGTTATATCGGAAAGTTGAATCGTTTTTCCGTCCAAAGTCATCCCCTGGAAATTTTGGATTCCCAAGTTCGGCTGTTCGGAGGGCGCACATTGAAGTGTCAAAAGGGTTAAAAGTATAAAAAGGGCAAATCGTTTCATCAATGCTACATAATTTCCAGTAAAGAAGGGAAAGAAAGGACGGAAATCTGGTTCCGAATTCATGGATAATACCAAAGGAAAGCGTTCCGCCTCTAAATTCAAGGAATAAACCGAGACCCCAAGAATCTCCCAAGCACACTTTCTACCAAGTGGAAAGACAGTGAGAGGAACATCTAATGCGACATAATTAAACAAGTTTCACAGTTTTTTTTGGAGGTTCCCAAAAAAGAGTTTTCTCTGAAATGAGGACGATAAGCGTTTGACAAGTCCTCTACCCTTGATTTCCTGGTATTTTGAACGTCCTTTCGAATCTACCAGGGAATCCGAATGAACCAACTTAATCCTGAATTTGACATCGTAACTCTCATCGAACTCGCCAAACGCAACAAATACGAAAAAGCCGTTGCCGGATTCCATACATTGGACCGAATCGAGAGATTGGAACTCCCCAAAAAGATCAAAGCAAGAAAATTAGCCGTTCAGGCGATGTTTGCCCTCGCAACGGAAGAAGTTCAGTATGCCTACTTCACAAAAGAAGAAAGAATCCAGCTCGATCAAGAAGCAAACATTACAAATGCGTCTTATTCTAAATTTAACGGACTTTTCGAAGCTCCTCAAGCTCCGATCGCGGAAGAAGACACCGAAGAAGATTTCATTCCGGAAGAAGCCCCTCGCCCAATTTTAGACGGTGACGAAGACGAAGACGGTCTCGACTCCGACGAAGATGAGGATGAAGACGAGGATGATGACGAAGACGAGGATGATGACGAGGACGACGATGAGGATGAAGACGAGGAAAAACTCGACGATGACGACGAAGAGGAAGAAGTAGCCGAGAAAAAAGAGGACTAAGAGGTCTTTCGCTTATCTACCGTCTCGTTTCCAATCCAAACGGAACCCTGAACTTAGAGGAAACCCAATCGGGTTTCCTTTTTCATTCTCGATTCAATCCTACATCGGAAGGAGAACGTCTCTCCGAACAAATCCCGGTTCCGAATTCTCCTTATGAGACGATTCTTGTCTTCGGTTTTGCTCTCGGTTATCACGTAGAATCCTATCTCAAAAAACGAAAAACACCCGTTCGACTTCTCATCGTAGAACCGATTTCTTCTCTCAAACCGATCGCGGAAAAATTCTTCGAGCGTCTCTTACGCTCTTACTCGGAAAACGGCCATGAAATTCGAATGATCTTCGGTCTGGAAACGTTCTTAGAAAAACCCCTCACGCACTGGCTTTTCGAAAACACGAACCAGGTCACCCCCTTCTTACATCCGGTCTATAGCAGAAAATTTCCGGATCTCGCGCTTCGGTTTTTGGATTCACTCAAACAAAATTCTCAAACGACTCAGAATCAAAGCGCCAAAACGTACTTTCAAAAAATCTGGGTTCGAAACGAGATCCGAAACGTTTTGAGTCTCTTCGAGAATCTGAATTCTTCCAAAATTCTTTCCGGAGCAAAGAAGAATTTTTTCCAAGACCAGACCTTACTCTTCACCGGAGCGAGTCCTTCTTTGGAAGGAGAGACCGATTGGATTCTTCAAAACCGAAATCGATTTCATCTCCTTGCTTCCGATACTTCGCTTGGCTGGCTCATCAGCTCGGGCATTCTCCCGGACCTTGTTTTGAGCATCGATTCTTCCAGAGGAACGTTATTTCACTTTCGAAACATTCTTCCTCCGAACGTTCCGATTCTTACCTGGTTTGGTGGTTCTTCTTATCTTTTTGATCTTCCGAATCCGAAGTGGATTTATTTTTCAACCCATCCTTTGGATCAAACGTTACGCTCCCTCTTCTTTCCTGAGGCTCCGATTTTCGAAAACCCGTCCCTCAATATGGCCGGGATCGCCGTCTCCTTCGCCAAACATCTCGCATACGGAAGAATGATTTTCAAAGGTGTGGATTTTCAGAGAAGCGGAGGCAGAACTCACTGTCGGTCGACCGGTTACGAAGCCTTCGATCGTGTCCAACTTTCCAGGAAAAAAAGCCTTTTGGGAATCCGTTATCAGAAATCGAACTCTTGGGAACGAAGATTCTCCATTTTAGAAATTCTGAAACGGGAGTCTCCGGAACTTTTTCGATCCGATCCTGTGTCTGACCTTTCGGACGTGGAAAAAAAGGACGTTCGTTCCGGTTTGATCTTGGACGATCCTCTTCGAATCGACAGGCAACGTTGGATCCAATTTTGCAACGCACATCCGGAATTCGACGGAATGAACTCCATTTCTTCTCGGATCCAAGCGATCGTCTCGGAGTGAGTCCGATTTTCCTTCGTTGTAATTCTCGCTACGATCGATATAACCTCTTGACATTTCCAGAGAAAGCGACGCAATTCTCTTTCTGAAGAGACTTTCCGGTATGGGAACGGGATTATGAATAAAGGTTATATCATTTGTGTCGATGATGAAGTATCGGTCTTGGAAACGATCCAACAGCAACTCCGAAACGAATTTGGAGAGAGTCACGAAATCGAAACCGCGAGTAGCGCGGAAGAAGGTCTGGCTCTGATGGAAGAGATCCAACAGTCCGGCTTTGTGATCGAAGTGATCATCGCCGATCAGGTGATGCCGGGAATGAAAGGGTCTCAGTTTTTAGAGGAAGTTCACAGAAGACTTCCCGATTCCATCAAGATCATGCTCACGGGTCAGGCAGGTTTGGATTCCGCGATTCACGCGATCAATTACGGAGGACTGAGCCGATATGTGGAGAAACCTTGGAATATCGAAGAACTCACCGGAGACATTCGATTCCTGATCGAAAAGTTCCGCCAAAATTTAGAAAACCAACACTTAATCAATGAACTCAACAGAAAAATCCAAGAACTGGAAGAACAAAATTCCAAACTCCAGAAATAATTCGAAAAAGATCGTTCGAAACCTCGTGAAATACATTCCATTTTTTGCAACTATTCTTCTGATTTTATTTGTGAATCAGACGATTTCTTCCGCGCCCCAATCCAAACCTACAAAACTCTCCGAAGAACAAATCCTAAAGAAGAAGGACATCCTACTTCAAGTATTGAAGTTCGGAACGACCAAGGAAAGGGCCATGGCACTTCGGGAATTGGAAGACTTCCCTTCCGAACATTCCGGAGTTCTCATCGATCAACTCGGAAAAATTTTGGAAAAAGATCCGGATTGGATGATGAAGGTCTATGCAATTCGAACGGTTTCCGAACTCAAGCTGACTCAGTTCAGCGATCAAATCCTGAAACTCTTAAAGAGCGAACAACCGGATATTCAGAGAGAATCGATCTACGCGACAAAAAAACTCAAACTCGAAAAGGGAGCCCCGATTCTTTTTGAAATTCTTAGAACGCAGGACTTCACAAAAAATTCGAATCTTACCGTCGGAGTTTTGGACGCACTCGGAGAATTTCCACCGCAAGAAGAAGCGACGACCTTTCTTCTCGCGAGATTGAACGAAAACTTCAACGACCCGGAAATCCGCGCACAGATCGCCCTCTTTTTCGGGAAGAATAAGGATAGAAAAGCGGAAGGTTCTCTTCTGGAAATCTACAAGGACACGAAAGAACCGATCACCTTGAGAAGTTTTTCTGTGAGCGCTCTCGGAAAAATGAAATCCGTTTCTTCCATGCCTACGATCAAAGAAGAATTGGATAAGATCCGAAACATCAAAAGTAAAAATGAAGTCAAAGACTATCAACCGCTAAAGATCCATTCGATCACCGCTCTTGTTTCCATGGGAGACAAGGATATATTAGAAGAATTGTATGCTTACGCAAGGGACGATGATCCGGTCGTGAGACTGAGAGCGATCAAACATCTCACCGATACCGGAGATATGGCGGTTTTAGAAATTTTAGAATACAAGGCTCAGAGAGACCCGAGCGAAAAAGTAAAAAAGGCCGCAAAGATGGCCATTGAAAAATTAAAAAAAGGAGAATCCGGAAACGATATCGACCTGAAAGAATCCGATTCTCCCAAATACAAGGCCGGAAACAGGGAAAGACCGATTCGCACAGGCGATCCTTCTCCGATTCCGGGAACGTCTACGGCTCCTTCGTCCGATAGCGGGAGTTCCTCTTCTTCGGGAGGTGGTGGTTCTTCTCCCGGAGGAAAAGGAGAAGCCGAAGAATTAGAGGATGGAATTTGAATTCTAAAATTCCGAATTTCAAAAAGGGGAT
This is a stretch of genomic DNA from Leptospira stimsonii. It encodes these proteins:
- a CDS encoding TlpA family protein disulfide reductase; its protein translation is MNSEPDFRPFFPFFTGNYVALMKRFALFILLTLLTLQCAPSEQPNLGIQNFQGMTLDGKTIQLSDITAPRLVLNVYGPNCVPCIKELPALNFLYQEMQKDPKIQFYMVVDPALFFDDPETMSEEELLTKAKPLVQEEARKFGIQVPILLMKKPFRVSRSNSIVTGTPETLLFKTKPLVLYYNFIGPISEEANPAKLSTDQKVLFFKRMAGSS
- a CDS encoding response regulator; its protein translation is MNKGYIICVDDEVSVLETIQQQLRNEFGESHEIETASSAEEGLALMEEIQQSGFVIEVIIADQVMPGMKGSQFLEEVHRRLPDSIKIMLTGQAGLDSAIHAINYGGLSRYVEKPWNIEELTGDIRFLIEKFRQNLENQHLINELNRKIQELEEQNSKLQK
- a CDS encoding 6-hydroxymethylpterin diphosphokinase MptE-like protein, whose translation is MYRLVSNPNGTLNLEETQSGFLFHSRFNPTSEGERLSEQIPVPNSPYETILVFGFALGYHVESYLKKRKTPVRLLIVEPISSLKPIAEKFFERLLRSYSENGHEIRMIFGLETFLEKPLTHWLFENTNQVTPFLHPVYSRKFPDLALRFLDSLKQNSQTTQNQSAKTYFQKIWVRNEIRNVLSLFENLNSSKILSGAKKNFFQDQTLLFTGASPSLEGETDWILQNRNRFHLLASDTSLGWLISSGILPDLVLSIDSSRGTLFHFRNILPPNVPILTWFGGSSYLFDLPNPKWIYFSTHPLDQTLRSLFFPEAPIFENPSLNMAGIAVSFAKHLAYGRMIFKGVDFQRSGGRTHCRSTGYEAFDRVQLSRKKSLLGIRYQKSNSWERRFSILEILKRESPELFRSDPVSDLSDVEKKDVRSGLILDDPLRIDRQRWIQFCNAHPEFDGMNSISSRIQAIVSE
- a CDS encoding type 1 glutamine amidotransferase, encoding MRSLIVRFKDCEGPGILLDSLKERNYRISYHNAYDTRIQPIPDAHLIFDLVVLLGGPQSVADPALFSFFEPWFNLVRYASSMPNRKVIGICLGSQIIAKALGGEVSVGEKGPEVGFSNVSVQEAHPVLNGTSSFPAFHLHEDVFTIPKGGKHLLKSEMYPNQMFSFQDRIFGIQCHLEVTAPMLQVWKGVHADFIRSAGWVPGPDTESLRSQMETSGRSIFNAILDL
- a CDS encoding HEAT repeat domain-containing protein, yielding MNSTEKSKNWKNKIPNSRNNSKKIVRNLVKYIPFFATILLILFVNQTISSAPQSKPTKLSEEQILKKKDILLQVLKFGTTKERAMALRELEDFPSEHSGVLIDQLGKILEKDPDWMMKVYAIRTVSELKLTQFSDQILKLLKSEQPDIQRESIYATKKLKLEKGAPILFEILRTQDFTKNSNLTVGVLDALGEFPPQEEATTFLLARLNENFNDPEIRAQIALFFGKNKDRKAEGSLLEIYKDTKEPITLRSFSVSALGKMKSVSSMPTIKEELDKIRNIKSKNEVKDYQPLKIHSITALVSMGDKDILEELYAYARDDDPVVRLRAIKHLTDTGDMAVLEILEYKAQRDPSEKVKKAAKMAIEKLKKGESGNDIDLKESDSPKYKAGNRERPIRTGDPSPIPGTSTAPSSDSGSSSSSGGGGSSPGGKGEAEELEDGI